Within the Streptomyces vilmorinianum genome, the region TTCGGGTTCTGGGCGTGGGTCAGGGTCTCCCAGGACACGAAGTAGTTGTCCGTCCCTGAGGGCCGGTGCGCCTCGGTGTAGATGCCCGTGTTCGTCATGGAGATCCCCATGCGGCCGTGCAGGGCGTTGTAGCCGACCTCGGTGACCCTGCCGAGGCCGGGCTTCACCGTGCCGCCGCACAGCCAGGACGGGACGGCCGTGCCGTTCTCGTACTTCGTGTGGAAGCCGAGCGCGTGCCGCAGCCGCTCCGAGACCTGGGGGTAGAGGTCGGCGCCCTGGATGCGGCTGGTCTCGGCGGTGTGGACGGCGGCGGCGAGGCCCCAGCCGGTGTGGCCGAAGTCCCGGCAGGTCTCCTGGGAGAGGCCGTCGACGAAGGTGGTCTGGCCCTGCCAGTACTTCACGATCTCGTCGCGGGTGTCGATGCTGCTGTTCGGCGGCGGCTTGGGGGTGGAGCCGTCGGTGGCCAGGTAGACGTACGCGGGGACTCGGCCGAGGTAGGTCGAGACGGCCTTGTCGTAGGCGGCCCGGTCCTCCAGGTGGACGGCGATGCCGAGCGCGGCCTCGGTCATGATGAGTTCCCAGTTGCCGTTCTTGGTGGCGGCGCCGTTGATGATCTCGGGGAGGTAGACGGTGCGCAGCATCGTCGCGAAGCGGCCGGAGTCGGGCCAGCCCCCGGTGTAGGTGTACTTGATGATCTCGGCGGCCCGCGGCCAGGAGGCGCCCGCCCAGCCGGTCTGGAGCGGTGCGTTGGTGTTGGTGTGGTCCTTGATCACGGCCGACCAGGCGTCCATGATCTCGATCGCCTTCCGAGCGTGCCGGGCGTCGCGGGTGATGTACCAGGCGAGGGCCTGGGTGTAGGCGGCGACCGCGTCCTGCCGCTCGTCCGTGCAGCCGTAGTTGGGGTTGGAGGAGGAGCCGCACTCGACGATCTCGCGGGGCTTGGGCGCGCGGGTCAGCGAGGCGTACGAGCTCGCCATCATCTGGTCGTACGCGGCCTTCCAGGGCTGCGCCCCTGCCTGGACCTTCGACCGTACGAAGTCGAGCTGGGGCCGGGACACGAGGACGCCGGGGTGGGTGAAGGTCGCGGGGGCGGCGGCTTGTCGGGGTCCGGCCGCGGGTCCGGCCGCGGGTCCGGCGGCGGGTCCGGCGGCGGGTCCGGCGGCGGCCGTCGGGACGACAGTGACGGCGACGGCCGCCGCCAGGGCGAGGACGAGGGTGTGGACCAGGGCTCTGAGGCGCATGTGGGGGGTGCCTTCCGTTCCTGTATGTGAACGACGGGCGGAGGAATGAACTCCGCGTCGAGCGTGGAACTTAGAGGCACCCCATGGACACGTCAAGGCCCTGGTCCATACCTTTCGCCGGCTGTCAGCGCATCAGAACGCCCGCCCCCTCCCCCGTCGCCTCCACCGGCAGCGTCACCAGGCCCAGCTCGGCCGCCGAGGCGAGCAGCGGGTGGGAGGGCAGCACACGGACCGTGCAGCCGAAGGGTCCCGTACGGTCCAGGACCAGCGAGCCCTCATAGGGCCAACGGCCCTCCAGGTCCGGGCCGCCCGCCGGCTTCAGGGCGCACACCCGCGCGTCCACGAGGGCGTCGTCGGGGCTGACCCGGCCGGCCAGCGCCTGCACCTCCACGTCGTCCGGGCGCAGCTCGCCGAGCGTCACCCGCACCCGTACCGCCGTCGTCGTGCCGAGCTCCGCGTCCGCCAGGTCCTCGCCGAGCTCGCCGATCTGGATGTGGTCGATGGCGACCTTGGGCCAGGCGCCCCGCACCCGGGACTTCCAGTCCGCCAGGTCCCGCGCGGTGTCCGGGACCAGGGCCCGGTGGGCCAGGGCCGCCGGGGCGTACAGCCGCTCCACGTACTCGCCCACCATGCGGTCGGCGAGCACCTTCGGCCCGAGGTCGGTCAGGGTCCGGCGGACCATCTCGGTCCAGCGGGCCGGCACCCCGTCCTCGCCCCGGTCGTAGAAGCGGGGCGCGACCCGGCGCTCGATCAGCTCGTAGAGCGCCGCCGCCTCCAGATCGTCGCGGCGCTCCTCGTCCGTCGCCGCCCCGTCGGCGGTGGGGATGGCCCAGCCGAAGTCCGGCTCGAACCACTCGTCCCACCAGCCGTCCAGGACGGAGAGGTTGAGACAGCCGTTCAGGGCGGCCTTCATCCCGCTGGTCCCGCAGGCCTCCAGGGGGCGCAGCGGGTTGTTGAGCCAGACGTCGCAACCGGGGTACAGCGTGCGCGCCATGGCCATGCCGTAGTCGGGCAGGAAGACGATCCGGTGCCGCACCCGCGGGTCGTCGGCGAACCGCAC harbors:
- a CDS encoding alginate lyase family protein, yielding MRLRALVHTLVLALAAAVAVTVVPTAAAGPAAGPAAGPAAGPAAGPRQAAAPATFTHPGVLVSRPQLDFVRSKVQAGAQPWKAAYDQMMASSYASLTRAPKPREIVECGSSSNPNYGCTDERQDAVAAYTQALAWYITRDARHARKAIEIMDAWSAVIKDHTNTNAPLQTGWAGASWPRAAEIIKYTYTGGWPDSGRFATMLRTVYLPEIINGAATKNGNWELIMTEAALGIAVHLEDRAAYDKAVSTYLGRVPAYVYLATDGSTPKPPPNSSIDTRDEIVKYWQGQTTFVDGLSQETCRDFGHTGWGLAAAVHTAETSRIQGADLYPQVSERLRHALGFHTKYENGTAVPSWLCGGTVKPGLGRVTEVGYNALHGRMGISMTNTGIYTEAHRPSGTDNYFVSWETLTHAQNPN